The genomic window TTGATCGGAAAACATCTCGCTCGCGTGGCGTCAATGTTTTCTTTGCATAGTGTTGCAGAAATCCTGGCTGGGTCAATACCATCAGCTCATTCAAAATATTCTTCGGTATTTCTTTAATCAAACCTAAATCTATTCCTAATCGTAAATCCGATAAACATTTAGCGGCTTCTTTTGATTCAATCACTCGACTATTTGCAAGAATACCATAAGATCTGAAAACACGGTCTTCTAACTGTATACCCGATTGGTTCTGAATCCATTCACGCGCTTTTCGCTCGCTAGCAATGACTTGCTTCACAACACTGCGTAGATCCTCTACAATATCCTCTTCTGATTTACCTAAGGTTGTTTGATTCGATATTTGATATAACTGACCAAGGGCTTCGCTACCTTCACCATATATCCCTCTGACCACCAACCCTAATTTGTTGATTTCAGGGACAATCGAACTCATTTGGTTCGTCATTGATAAGGCTGGTAAATGCATCATGACTGAAGCTCTTAGACCTGTGCCGACATTCGTAGGACAACTTGTTAAATACCCTTTGGACTCATCAAATGCGTATTTCACTCTTTCTTCGACCCAGTCATCAAGATCCA from Halalkalibacillus sediminis includes these protein-coding regions:
- a CDS encoding protein arginine kinase yields the protein MSLKDFINDAISPWMSNEGEDNDIVLSSRIRLARNLEQVPFPTSSDKDSLNKVLEYMDQELTNQSFQDFKQMKLVRMSELEPVEKRVLVEKHLISPNLAENNETGAALISQNEQASIMVNEEDHLRIQLYYPGFELSTALKTALDLDDWVEERVKYAFDESKGYLTSCPTNVGTGLRASVMMHLPALSMTNQMSSIVPEINKLGLVVRGIYGEGSEALGQLYQISNQTTLGKSEEDIVEDLRSVVKQVIASERKAREWIQNQSGIQLEDRVFRSYGILANSRVIESKEAAKCLSDLRLGIDLGLIKEIPKNILNELMVLTQPGFLQHYAKKTLTPRERDVFRSNLIRERLKLEG